In Podospora pseudopauciseta strain CBS 411.78 chromosome 2 map unlocalized CBS411.78m_2, whole genome shotgun sequence, the genomic stretch TACCCATGACCAGCTTGGCCCGCGCCACCGCTGTGGCGCCTGCTGATAGCCGACAGACCACCAGCATAAATCAGGTAGCAGCGTGCTTCTCCATAGTCCCGCAAGATATTCGTCATCCGGCCGCAAACGTCTCTGGATTTGTTTGGCCACTCCTGACAACGCTGGTAGCTTGTCTCGTGGATATGAAAGACTTAGCGCTGTGTAGCACTCTACTGCTCTCCCCCAGGGCGTCGCATTAACCTCGAGGTTGGCGGCTTCTTCAAGACTCtctggcttcttcttgggtgCCTTCAAAGCAGCCTCGGAGAGAGAAAGTACACGTTTGTCGAGTGGTTCACTGTGCTTTGGCCGGTAATCGTATCGCCCAACCCCAGGGTGACATTCGCACGTTATGAGTTCTGCGCATTCGAAGAggagctcctccttggtgaAGTGCAGTAATCGGCGAGATAGAAGGCGCTCTTGAAAAACCCAGGCTCGTGTCAGGAGCGGAAAATACTTCCTTCGGTTTTCGTGGTGGTCAACTCCCCAAGGCAATGGAAGATGTCGATTCGACAGGTCCGTTCTGACCAGCAGCTCGTAATCTGTTCCGTCTGGTCCTTTGACTGTAATTTCTTTTGGCCTTCTTTCGGTAGGTACGTCTCCATAGAATCCACCATTGTCATCCTCTGATGCAGTGGCACACTATAGTGGAAGAAGAGACGCTGTTAGTGAGGACCCCAGagagaaagggaaagggaacaAACCAAAGTAAGATGGCTATTCTCGTAAATGAAGATCATTTCAGCCGACTGGTGCTGCCAGTCCGTTTCCGAGTCTTGTACAATGCACAGAGAGTCGATCCACAGATATTCAAATCCTAGACGCCTTGTAACATCAATGGCATGTTGAAATGTTGTGGGGAGATCGTTCCAAACAATCTCCTGGCGATTGGTCTCGAGGGTCCATGATGTAGTCATGCATTTCGGTCTCGAACCACCCCAGCAGTGGGAAAGACACAGATATGGCTTCGACTCACCGGGACGTGGCTCATACAACTTGATGGGTAGTTGGCGAACATCAAGAACCCTTGCCGGTAAATTTGGAGCTCCAGACACCCTACCACACATTGAGTGTCTTTCCTCGCAAACCTTCAACCAAGCCTGAACCTTGTCAAAGCTCACGCCATCATCCTTGCTAGGGCAGGCCAATCTTGGGCCCCAAATAGGGATGTCGGGAAATGGAGATGGCTTCCCGGGAGCGGTCAATATCTCAAATGATATGGCATTCGGAAGGTAGTACGCGGAACCTCCGCCAGACGATAATAGGTTAGACCATCTCGGAAGTACGAGTGAACCGTCGTTCTCGACTTGCCAAACAATAAAGTGATTGGGTTTGTTGTCGGTGTCAAAATCTGCACATTTTAGAATCCCTTGCTCCACACAGGCTTCTCCAACCGCGGACGTAAACACGCAGCGAGCGCAAGTACTTGGGTAGATTCCTCGTGAGCTCCCAATCCGAAGGCAACGGTATCCTGGCAGGGATTCATCTTTAATCCTGGAACAAGAGGGGCATGACGAGATTTCATCCGGACTTGGTGGTCTTGAACGAAGGCTGTCGAGTATATCGTTGATGTCGTTGAGATCGTCATCGACATTCGCCATTTTTCAAAGCTGCAGAAAGGTGATGTGCGGGGTTGGCACTGTTGGCAGGCTGTTGGGCAGAAAATAGAAAAGAGGGGCCCCCGGTCCACCAGCACATCTCATGCAACTTGTTGGAGTCGGAAGGCACTCTCGCTTCCTCTATTGCATTAGACAAAATTTACGACCTCTTTGTTAATCTCAACATCAAATTGCTTCCAATCCAAAATACCCCGCTGCTTGATCTGATCGGGTTGTGAGGATCAACCAACGCCATATCATACCGCTGCAATAGCTgtgatttttttttgatCAGCACAGGTATAGATTCTTCAACTGACACATCAACAGAACACCTACCTCAAAAAAGATCTTGTTCAACTCCATCAGCGCCATTCGCTTCCCCAGACACTGGTACTTTCCATTCCCGAACGCAAGCTCCAACACAGAGTTCATCAACTTCAGCCGCTCTGcgtcggcctcctcctctagcCAGCGCTCCGGTCGAAACACGTCAGCATCCTCCCCAAATACCTCCTTCAATCGCATTATGCCCGAGTAGTTATGCGAAACTTGGGTGCCCTCCGGAACATGGAACCCGCAAATACTATCACCACCTTTCGGCACCTGCTTGCTGCCCAGGCCAACAACTGATGGCCAGGTTCGGTAGCCCTCGCGAATCATCGCTTGCAGATACGGAAGGGCTTGAGCTTCGACATCCCTAATGACCGGACGGCTGACGCGGCCGGAGGAGACACTCTCATCTATTTCCTTTTGGAGAGTCGCATACACCGAAGGGGTAGATATCAAGGCCAAGAGGGTATGTCGAATAGCTGCCGCCGTCGTAATGGAACCTGCCACACTGATTTATCTCTGGTTAGGGTCACCACATAGTATCGAAGAAAGGGCTCTTACATCTGAACAAACATATGCTGCACCAACTCATCCACCGTCATACCACCATTGATAAAAGCCTGGAGCATATCCCGCCCTGGCTCTGCATCAGGTTGAAGCCGCTCCTCCACGCAACCCGTTGCCAGCCTACCGGGCTGTCAGCAAAAAGTCCCCCAGGCCTCACGAGAGGAACAACATACCCCATTAAACGCCCAAACCCAACGCCGTCCACGTCCCTAGGAAGCGCCAGATTGAACGGCCAGCGATAAACGATATTTGTCAAGGACGGCACAGCCTGAAGGAAATTCATGGCCGGAAGAGCAGAGTCATTGATCTCAACGAACTGATGCAAATCCCTATCCTCTACCAAGAACCCGAATGCCTTACCAAACGAAGCATCGCTAATGACATCCAACGAGAAGAAATGCGTCTTGCCACAAAGATCAAACGGCCGCAGATTGCCGGGCGAGGAGACATATTTGCTTTCAATCAATGCCAGGAGGTTGAGCATTTGTCGATCTATACTTTCCTCAAAGCCTGTACTCCCGTTTTCTCGTCCGTTGTACTGTTTCTTTTGTTAGCTCTCCTCCAGTATGAGTTGCGGTTGCAACGGTCGCCATGGAAACTGTCCACTTACAGCCCCTGCCATCTTTGTCCTCAGCGCTTTGTGTTTCTCCTCATCCCGCTCACAAACAATGTTGTTATACCCCGGGATGATCCTCCCCGTCTCGTAAAAAACTCCTTTTGTGTAAGCCGAGCGCACGCTCGACATCCGGCGTAAGGTCTCCGGGTCGGTGCAAAGCAGGTCGTTGGGTCCGATTCGTACCAAGGGGCCGTAtttggcggcggtggcgatCATGTTCTCGTGGACCTTGCCGCTGGTGAGCATTTTGATCATCCAGGCGGATGAGAACCTTGCGAGTGCGGGGCCGGGGATGTGACAGAGGCGGGAGTAGGAATTGTAGCAACGGGCGATGTAAATTGCCAGTGCGGTGGCTAGGAAGAGCCATAATGTGGTCATCTTGACgctggtggttgtttgggCTGAGTGCTTTTTGTCGGGAGAAAACGAGGAGCTGCCGTCAAAGAAATCGATGCCAATGTCAGCTCATTCTTGGCGGGTCATGCTGGCTGCGAGTGTGGTGATTGGCGATAGCTCTAGCTACTTCAACACTTGACCGCTGCAGCGATTTTGTCCTTGGAGCTTGCAATACTCTCTGGGAGTGCTAAGCCTTGAGCGAGGTGGCATTCTCATGCAGGGCACTTGGTCACCTTTCCAAAACCCTTAGCACAATGTCAGCCACAAGTCACTGGCAAAAGGCAGTCACAAGAAAAAGCTTTGCCATGAACCTCATTGTAGATCGGCCAGTCTAGAAAGATCCCCTGAAACCGGAACGCCTTGTTATTCAGAGAAACATTCACCCAACCCTTGTCTACCCATTTCCTTTTCCATACGC encodes the following:
- a CDS encoding uncharacterized protein (SMCOG1034:cytochrome P450; antiSMASH:Cluster_3; COG:Q; EggNog:ENOG503NXW2): MTTLWLFLATALAIYIARCYNSYSRLCHIPGPALARFSSAWMIKMLTSGKVHENMIATAAKYGPLVRIGPNDLLCTDPETLRRMSSVRSAYTKGVFYETGRIIPGYNNIVCERDEEKHKALRTKMAGAYNGRENGSTGFEESIDRQMLNLLALIESKYVSSPGNLRPFDLCGKTHFFSLDVISDASFGKAFGFLVEDRDLHQFVEINDSALPAMNFLQAVPSLTNIVYRWPFNLALPRDVDGVGFGRLMGLATGCVEERLQPDAEPGRDMLQAFINGGMTVDELVQHMFVQIVAGSITTAAAIRHTLLALISTPSVYATLQKEIDESVSSGRVSRPVIRDVEAQALPYLQAMIREGYRTWPSVVGLGSKQVPKGGDSICGFHVPEGTQVSHNYSGIMRLKEVFGEDADVFRPERWLEEEADAERLKLMNSVLELAFGNGKYQCLGKRMALMELNKIFFELLQRYDMALVDPHNPIRSSSGVFWIGSNLMLRLTKRS
- a CDS encoding uncharacterized protein (COG:S; antiSMASH:Cluster_3; EggNog:ENOG503P1RI), producing the protein MANVDDDLNDINDILDSLRSRPPSPDEISSCPSCSRIKDESLPGYRCLRIGSSRGIYPSTCARCVFTSAVGEACVEQGILKCADFDTDNKPNHFIVWQVENDGSLVLPRWSNLLSSGGGSAYYLPNAISFEILTAPGKPSPFPDIPIWGPRLACPSKDDGVSFDKVQAWLKVCEERHSMCGRVSGAPNLPARVLDVRQLPIKLYEPRPGESKPYLCLSHCWGGSRPKCMTTSWTLETNRQEIVWNDLPTTFQHAIDVTRRLGFEYLWIDSLCIVQDSETDWQHQSAEMIFIYENSHLTLCATASEDDNGGFYGDVPTERRPKEITVKGPDGTDYELLVRTDLSNRHLPLPWGVDHHENRRKYFPLLTRAWVFQERLLSRRLLHFTKEELLFECAELITCECHPGVGRYDYRPKHSEPLDKRVLSLSEAALKAPKKKPESLEEAANLEVNATPWGRAVECYTALSLSYPRDKLPALSGVAKQIQRRLRPDDEYLAGLWRSTLLPDLCWWSVGYQQAPQRWRGPSWSWVSIDGPIAMNKFRQRAKNDACSVVDASVLLAGPDAMGEVESGHVILSGTICAGRMKQGSHVDPKILRYPKSSSVYDLLLAVNGDERLMFVDCRDYLYDGTVTVGQEIFCLRMGLYNDADEFCLILKRAGKVETPTINESGCYERIGYMMGYSGDLDRWCEGKARSLIKII